From the genome of Candidatus Rhodoluna planktonica:
GTTGGTCTGGCCGTCTGGAGCCTCACCGAGAGTCGAATGCTTATCGAAAACGGCTGGATGCTGCTGACACTATTCGCAATAAAGGTGAACGACCCGTTGGAAACACTGGAACCGCGAGGAAACTCGCCTAAAAGAGTTCGTTTGCTTTCTCGAGGTCTTCGGCAAAATCGACCTCAACTGCATAAAGATCACTGATGTCTACTGACTTGAACTGAAGGCCATCGTTTTCGATTGCCAGTTCAATGCCTCTTTCAAAATAATCTTGATCGCCAACCTCGGCCAGCCGCCGAACTAGCTTGGCTTTGTCTTGCCCGGCAACAAAGTTGATGCCGACAGCTTCACCCAAACCACCAACCACCTGCTTGGAAAGTTCGCTGATGAAGCCATGCTCGTCTAGCCGATACTTGACCTCTTCGTCGCTGACCTTCGCCGTGTTGACCACTACAAAAGACTGGCTCGCATCGATTAGTGGTTTCACTCGGCTAAGTACCTCGGGGTCGAAAACCACATCGCCGTTGAGCCAGAGGACGCCACCGTCACCCGAAGCCTTCAATGCTTTGAGCAAACTTTTTGACGTGTTGGTCTGATCGTAAAGTTCGTTGTAGACAAATGTAGCCTCAGGGAAACGCTCGATAATTGCCTCGAGTTTGAAGCCGACCACAATCATTACTCGCTGAGCACCTTCGAAGGCTCGCTGCAGATTGTCCATCTGCTGCTGCATTATTGACCGACCGTCGCGCAATTCGGTTAGCGGTTTTGGCAGCGGCCGGGCTAACCGTGTTCCCATGCCGGCGGCGAGAATGACAACCTGATAAGACATGCGACCAGTTTAGGGAATGGTTAGCACATCGCCGACCCACAGCACCGTCGTGGTGCTGAGGTTAATGGTTTGCGTGCCGCGCTTCAAAGTCTTGACGGTCGCCACAAAGTTGCTCAGCGTCATCGAGTATTTGGCTGCAATCTTGGTCAGAGTATCGCCGGAGACCACCGTGTACACCCGGCTTGGTGTAGGGCTAGCGGTGGTGGGTGATGGTGATGCAGTCGGGATCGGTGCTGTTGTTGGGCTCGGTGAAGCACTTGGTGCCGGCGTTGCACTGGCACTCGAGTCGACTGCCACCTGCCCGTTGACTATTTGCCCGACTAGCGCCTTGGCCGGTATGCGTAATCGTTGTTTCGGGTAAATGTCTAACGAGGATGCCAGATAGTTCGCCGCCATGATATGCCGCAAATAAGTAGAGGTGCCCACGCTGTAGTAGCGCATGGCGATGTCGTACATCTTTTCGCCACTAACCACGGTGTGCACGACGAATGGGTAGTTTGGGGCAACTGCAGCGGTGAGCGTTCCAACTAACTCTTTAGCCGGAATTTTCAGACGCTGCCCGGCATAAATGTCTAGCGAAGAAGTTAGATAATTGGCCGCCATGATGTGTCGCAAATAAGTTGAGGTACCGATGTTGTAATAGCGCATGGCGATGTCATACATTTTTTCACCACTGACCACAGTATGAACCGCTGCAGCAACGGGACCGGTAGGTGAACTGGCACTAGGGCTAGGGCTAGCCGTTGGGGTGGCCGATGGCGTTGTCGACGGAGTAGGACTTGGCACCGGCGCAATTACCGCACCACCGTTGACCAATGGAACTGGGACTGCAACAAGAGTGGGATCGACATCGACAACCTCGGTGGGCACACCGGTAGCGGTAGGAATTGTCGCCGCGAAACCAGCTGAGACTGCTACGGTAGGCAATCGATCACCGCGCAGAGTTCGATAGGCACTTGTCGTTAGTCGGTACTTTTTAGCACCCTGAACTAACCAGATGGCTCGATCAGGTGTTGTGATAAATCGGCCGAGAGTTGCCGAATTTTTTGCTAAAGCAGCACAGGTCGCGTCGGTGAGTGCAAAGATTTTGCCGGGATAGCTGGCCGCATCCTGGTTTGAAATCGCCAGCAATTTGCCGCCGCTAGCCATAAAGACCGAAGTGCCGCACGAAATCTTTGGACTGCTCAGTCGAATACGAGTTTGGTAGCCGGACAATTCAGCGGCCGAGACAGTGCGGGTGCTGGTTTGACCAAACTCTAGAGCCAACTTAGGAATTAACTGCACCGCACGGTACTTGCCGTCAATCAGATAGGTGGTGCTTGAAGCAGATGTTTTCACCAACTGATTTATGCCGAGTGCAGGTTTGCCACTGGGAATTTGATTGATGGCGGATTGAGGTAGCACCTGGATTGTGGTGCTGGAAACCTGCGAGGCCAGACGAGCTCTATCTGCAGCGGTTGGCATGATTCTTTTTTGACCGTCGGCAACCAAATAGGTGGTGGCAGCCGCTGGCGATTTAGCAAAAAGCGGGCCGGTTATAGCTGAGCCGGCATCCGGGATTGCGCCGGTAAGAGCATCTGGAACCTGAAGTGCGGTGGCCAGGAACTCCTCGGGCTTTTCAACAACTCGCTTACCGGCAGCGGTGATGATGTAGGTCGTGCCTGAGTTGTTTTTGACCAGGGCATCGAGCTTGCCTAAATTATCCAGCCCGATTGCAGCTGCCGACAGGGTTCCGGTTGAGGTGCTAAACCACTTAGAAAAGTCAACCTCTTTGGCCAGTTGATCAGAGAGTTCGTAAAATTTGCCTTCAACGTAAACGCCCTTTTTACCGGAGGTTTTATTGGTGAACAAAGCTAGGTTTCTGGCGATGGGTTGACCCCAAGCCATTTTGTCAAACGCTGAAATTGGCACTGTTGAAAGAGCAGGGATGGCGATTCCGGCGGCAGAGAGCGAGGTCGAATCAAGTACCTGGCGCTTCAGACCATTTTGGATGATGAAGGTCTCACCGTTGTCACCCGGAATGTATTCGGTGATTGCGCCGCCGTTAGCCAAGGCCGCAATTTGTGAGGCGGTGAAGGTGGCTGCCAAGTTGCAATCTAGGGCAAATTGTTCCACCTGTGCACAGTTGGTGAAGGTGTACTTTTTGCCATTGTCGAAGAAGTAAAACTGACCGGTTGCCGATTTGAAAAGTCGATTCAAGGTTGTCGAGGTGGTGAATGTGTCAAGGTACGACTGCGAAACCGTGCCCACCTTGCCCAATGGTGCCAACTCACTAATCAGCGCATTGTCATAAATTGGGTACTTCAGATTCTCGCTGACCAGATAGGTGTAGCCGGTGGCCGCTTTGATTAGAAAAGAGCCGGCAACTGGGTCGCCAAACCAGTCGGTGTAGAAACGCCAAAAATTGCGGTTGCCGTAGGCCGAACAAGCGTCTCCGGTTGAGTAAAGATTATTCAGTGCGGCCTGGTTCGGCGTGTATGGAGTGTAGTAGTAGAGCGCGGCAGTTGCCTGGCTCTTCAGCGGAAATGAGCGGGCGCCGCAGTCGCGACCAATCGATGCCTCAACATTGGCCGCCTGATAGCGCCGGGTAATTGTGGTGCCAACTTTTAGGTAGGTAAAAGAACCACGAGCATCGCCGTACCACTGAAGTTGACCGGCACCCTTATAAAGCTGCCAGAAGAAGCCTGCTGAGGATGCAGCACAACCAGATGGCGTATCTGGACAGTTCATACCAAGCGCAAAGTTGTACATGCGCGAAGTTGGATTAGAAGCCTGAATTAGACCCTGCTCTTTCTGCAGCGTGACAATCAAGGTTTTTGGACTAATGTTGCAGGCAATCGATACGTCATAGATTATTTGCGCAGCGGTTTGGGCTGATTTAGCCGGCAATGAAGCGCAGCGACCATCTTCTCCGGTTACCGCTGGAGTATCCATGACAAAGTTTTTGATGCATTTGGGGCCACCGTCGTTGTCGTTACAGACCGCTGGTAATTTGCTCTCTAGAAAACGCTGGATTTGGGCCACGGACATCGAGCCAGAGTCGTAGAAGGCAGCATCCGAAATAATCAACCCCGGATCAAATCTGCTTGCGTCAGCCGCGCTTGCCGATGTCGGAATATCGATTGCGGAAACCCCAATAAAGGCCAAAAGCGCAGCGCTGATAGCCCCAATCAGTTTTTTGTAGTTTGCCTTCATTACGGAATCGTGACTGCAATCTTGCTACTTGTACCAGACGCGGTGGCTGAGTCGTAGCTCACAAAAATCGAGCCCTTGCCCTTAGGAATTCCGGTGAGCACCAATTCGAGAGGGAAACACTGAGTAGTGGTGACATTGGATTCTGCCTTGGCTGAGACAGATTTAGTCACACCTTGGCCCTGGTAGGTAAGTGTGCAAGTGCCGGTTGACTCATCGACGTTGGTGACCTCGGCAATGGCAAAAATCAAACCGTTGTTGGCGTCGACCATTGAATCGATGATGTTGATCTCGGCCTCAATTTTTGGTTCGGTAGGGGTCACCGAAGCGCTTGGTGAAGGCTCTGCGCTAGCGCTGGTTGTCGGTGTTGCACTTGGGGTTTCAGAATCGCTTGGTTTTTCTTCGGTGCCCCAATTTGGGTAGAGCAAAGCACAGCCGCTGAGCAGCAAAGCACTGATGGCGGTAGCAGAAATTGAGATTAGGCGCTTCATCACAGACCTCCCGGGATGCCGTTTAAGCCTAACTTTGGCTACCTCAAAAAGGCCTGACAAATGCCTGTAAGTCGCGAATTGGCGCCTAGCCCTCGGCAAGAATTTGCAGGGTCTGATCACGAGACCCGTGCAGCGCCGCCCACACCGCTTTACGATATTTGCCGGTTGCGTTAGCCCAAACACTCTCGGGTGCATCCATCAAGACCGTGCCTGCGCGAGCCTTCAAGGTGTCAAAAAATTGACTGTCGGTTCGATTGATTTCAGCCACAAAAAGCTGCAAATCCATCGATATAATGCGGGTTTGCCAACTTTCGCGAACTTGGGTCTCGACCAATCCTTTTCCAATTGCCCGAAGCAAGATTCGATTGATTTGCTCAATCGAAAGCAATCGGTCAGACAAACTCTTCAGTTCAGTGGTGCGTTTTGAAAGCGATTCACCCTCAGCTCGAACGCGCCAAAAATAAACCGGCCTAGCTAAAACATCAAACTGCTTAGCGGCAAGGTAAGCCGTTGCCACCAGGGTCATATCTTCGTAGGCAACCCCGGTTGGAAATACAAATTTGTGCTGCTGCCAAAACTGCCAGTTGTAAAGCTTGTTCCAGCTGGTGGCATCGCCCAACAATTCCGGGTTTTTATTCAAATTGGTAGCGACTCGGTTTTTAGCGAAAAATGCTGAGGTAGAGGTACGGTCAAAATAACGCGCGCCGTAAAAACAAACAGTTTTGCCGACTACCAGCGGGCTACCACTGCGTTCAGCAGACTTCACCAGCCGACTAACTGCTCCCACAGGCAGCAAATCATCGCTGTCTAAGAACATTACGTAGTCGGTGTCCTCAATTGCAGCCAGACCAGCGTTGCGAGCAGCGCCGAGACCTTGATTTTCCTGATTGATAATTCGCAATTCGGATGTGGTTTCGGCCAGAGCAGCAATTAGCTCGGGCGAAATGTCGGTGGAACCATCGTTAACCGCGATGATTTCAAGATTTGGCCAGCGCTGAGCACGAGCTGATCTGAGGCAATCAAGCACATAACTCTCGACGTTGTAGACCGGAACCACAATGGTCACTTTAGGTTTGGCCGCGTTGAAGCGCTTCGTGCGCCAGGAGGCCCACCAAATTAGCCGCATGAGCTCATATTTCAAGGCGGGAATAGGACCAACAGCCAGCAATCGCTGAGCCAACTTTTTAAGCAACTTCACGTCTAAGAGAATACGATGTCGGCAACTCGAGCAGCTGCCTTGCCGTCTTCGAGAGAGTTAAATTTTTGCTGCCAAGCTCGGTATTTGACCGAATACTCGGCCGAGATTTCGTCGATTCGAGCAAGAGCAGCGACAACCTCGGAATCGGTTTTCAAAATTGGACCGGGAGCAGTTGCTTCGAAGTCGAAGTAGAAACCGCGTTCGGCACGATAGCGCTCGAGGTCGGGAGCTAGGAAAAGAACCGGCTTTCCGGTGACCGTGAAGTCAAACATCACCGAGGAAAAATCAGTGATCAAAATGTCGGCGGCCAAATACAGTTCGGTAACATCCGGATATTTAGTGACATCTATTGCCCCTCCTGCCACTTTAGTTTTGTGAGCAGCATGGGTATTGGTGTGTCCACGGTAAAGCATTTGAAACCCTGGCGGCAGTTCGATGTCTTCATCCATGAAGGTAACCGATTCCCAATTACCGGTAGCACTTCGCTTGTAGTCACGCCAGGTAGGGGCGTAAAGCACTACTCGGGTGTTTGGGTTGTTGATACCCAAGCGCTGCCTGATTAGGGCTCGATCAAGAGCAGAGGCCGAACTTAGTCGATCATTACGTGGATAACCAGTTTCGATTATTCGCCCACGATAGCCAAATGCACCCGGGAAAATTTCAGTGCAAAACGGATTCGGCGAAATCAGGTAGTCCCAATAGCTGGCCTCCCGATCCATGGTGTCTAGGTAACTTTTGGTGAGGTTGTTGTTCGGAATTTCCCGGCCGAGGCGCTTTAGCGGAGTGCCGTGCCAGGTTTGCAGGTAAACCTGGCCAGGTACCTTTCGGAAGTACCAGGGCCAGTTGGTGTTATTGACCAAGTACTTGCTAGTGGCTAGCGCCACCAACCACTCTTTAGAGGCAAAGCGCACACCTCGGGCACCCTCGGGCGCCTGAGTTTCTGGGCCAATTGTCCAGATGTATTCGAGGTCTGGGCGTCGACGGCGCAACTCGTTGTAGATATCGAGCGGATTATCGCCGATTACTTTTCCTTGAAACGATTCGAAGAAGACTGCTTCGCGCAACTGCTTGGTCTGCTGTGGTCGGTACTGCCACTTGCGCAAATAGCCCGCGGCCCGACGGCGCAATGCACCGGCAATTCGAGTTGGTGAATAGGTTTTGGCAAGTCGAACAAGTCGGTTCATTTGAGTTGATCTTTCGACATTCGAGACCGATCGACAGTTTTTGCAGCGCCTCTAACGAAACCCAACCAAAAACCAAAACCCCAGGCTAGGTGCATAATCGGCAACACTCGAAGCAAGGCCAACCGACCGGCAACCGACAACCCGGATGCGGTGGTCGCCAGCGCCGCAACGGCTGACAAATAGCCGGCCAGCGGCAGAATGCCAAGATTATTGCCGAGCAGCAACTGGACTAGACCAGCCGCTATGACTGCCACCAGTAGAGGCGGCAAAAAATAGCGTTTGGACGCAGTCGCGGTGTTTCGCCGGGTCAAATCCCCGCGCCACACTCCGGTTGAAAAAAACTGCTTAGCCAGCGTTTGAGCTTTGGCGCGCGGCCAATAGGTGACCGAAAGTTCTGGCGAGAAC
Proteins encoded in this window:
- a CDS encoding CDP-glycerol glycerophosphotransferase family protein, coding for MNRLVRLAKTYSPTRIAGALRRRAAGYLRKWQYRPQQTKQLREAVFFESFQGKVIGDNPLDIYNELRRRRPDLEYIWTIGPETQAPEGARGVRFASKEWLVALATSKYLVNNTNWPWYFRKVPGQVYLQTWHGTPLKRLGREIPNNNLTKSYLDTMDREASYWDYLISPNPFCTEIFPGAFGYRGRIIETGYPRNDRLSSASALDRALIRQRLGINNPNTRVVLYAPTWRDYKRSATGNWESVTFMDEDIELPPGFQMLYRGHTNTHAAHKTKVAGGAIDVTKYPDVTELYLAADILITDFSSVMFDFTVTGKPVLFLAPDLERYRAERGFYFDFEATAPGPILKTDSEVVAALARIDEISAEYSVKYRAWQQKFNSLEDGKAAARVADIVFS
- a CDS encoding muramidase family protein; the protein is MKANYKKLIGAISAALLAFIGVSAIDIPTSASAADASRFDPGLIISDAAFYDSGSMSVAQIQRFLESKLPAVCNDNDGGPKCIKNFVMDTPAVTGEDGRCASLPAKSAQTAAQIIYDVSIACNISPKTLIVTLQKEQGLIQASNPTSRMYNFALGMNCPDTPSGCAASSAGFFWQLYKGAGQLQWYGDARGSFTYLKVGTTITRRYQAANVEASIGRDCGARSFPLKSQATAALYYYTPYTPNQAALNNLYSTGDACSAYGNRNFWRFYTDWFGDPVAGSFLIKAATGYTYLVSENLKYPIYDNALISELAPLGKVGTVSQSYLDTFTTSTTLNRLFKSATGQFYFFDNGKKYTFTNCAQVEQFALDCNLAATFTASQIAALANGGAITEYIPGDNGETFIIQNGLKRQVLDSTSLSAAGIAIPALSTVPISAFDKMAWGQPIARNLALFTNKTSGKKGVYVEGKFYELSDQLAKEVDFSKWFSTSTGTLSAAAIGLDNLGKLDALVKNNSGTTYIITAAGKRVVEKPEEFLATALQVPDALTGAIPDAGSAITGPLFAKSPAAATTYLVADGQKRIMPTAADRARLASQVSSTTIQVLPQSAINQIPSGKPALGINQLVKTSASSTTYLIDGKYRAVQLIPKLALEFGQTSTRTVSAAELSGYQTRIRLSSPKISCGTSVFMASGGKLLAISNQDAASYPGKIFALTDATCAALAKNSATLGRFITTPDRAIWLVQGAKKYRLTTSAYRTLRGDRLPTVAVSAGFAATIPTATGVPTEVVDVDPTLVAVPVPLVNGGAVIAPVPSPTPSTTPSATPTASPSPSASSPTGPVAAAVHTVVSGEKMYDIAMRYYNIGTSTYLRHIMAANYLTSSLDIYAGQRLKIPAKELVGTLTAAVAPNYPFVVHTVVSGEKMYDIAMRYYSVGTSTYLRHIMAANYLASSLDIYPKQRLRIPAKALVGQIVNGQVAVDSSASATPAPSASPSPTTAPIPTASPSPTTASPTPSRVYTVVSGDTLTKIAAKYSMTLSNFVATVKTLKRGTQTINLSTTTVLWVGDVLTIP
- a CDS encoding NTP transferase domain-containing protein translates to MSYQVVILAAGMGTRLARPLPKPLTELRDGRSIMQQQMDNLQRAFEGAQRVMIVVGFKLEAIIERFPEATFVYNELYDQTNTSKSLLKALKASGDGGVLWLNGDVVFDPEVLSRVKPLIDASQSFVVVNTAKVSDEEVKYRLDEHGFISELSKQVVGGLGEAVGINFVAGQDKAKLVRRLAEVGDQDYFERGIELAIENDGLQFKSVDISDLYAVEVDFAEDLEKANELF
- a CDS encoding glycosyltransferase family 2 protein, which encodes MKLLKKLAQRLLAVGPIPALKYELMRLIWWASWRTKRFNAAKPKVTIVVPVYNVESYVLDCLRSARAQRWPNLEIIAVNDGSTDISPELIAALAETTSELRIINQENQGLGAARNAGLAAIEDTDYVMFLDSDDLLPVGAVSRLVKSAERSGSPLVVGKTVCFYGARYFDRTSTSAFFAKNRVATNLNKNPELLGDATSWNKLYNWQFWQQHKFVFPTGVAYEDMTLVATAYLAAKQFDVLARPVYFWRVRAEGESLSKRTTELKSLSDRLLSIEQINRILLRAIGKGLVETQVRESWQTRIISMDLQLFVAEINRTDSQFFDTLKARAGTVLMDAPESVWANATGKYRKAVWAALHGSRDQTLQILAEG